GTATGGGTGCTGGCTCGTGCCCAGGAGTTTGGAGCTGAGGCAACGCAGCAGGGTGTCCGGCTGCAAAAGTCTGCGTAGGCTTTGTCTGTAACCTCTACAAATGGTAAGTCCAGTTGCAGGTTTTACTTGGATGTTTAAAAACCCCGTGTTTGGGGGAGTCAAGTGTAGGACTGAAGCCACTGAGTAGGCACGGTTTCTATTCATGCAGGTAACTCATTAGTGAGTTTTTACAGCTCTCTGGTGAAGCAGCCTCTGTGTTCTTCCTCTGTGCCTGTTGGTATGTGTTGTGATACTTAAATTTGTGATTGTGCGGTGTTCCCATGGATCCCTAAACCCCTGAGTTAATCAGTATAGATCTGCTTCTGAGGTGGAGAACAGTGTTGTTGGAAGCTGCTTCGTGCCAgcccccaggcaggcagcgacagagagaagggagggaagcaAAAGGCAGTCAGGTGCTCTCTTGGGCAGTGGCAATTTCATCTCCACCTGTGCCGCAGAGCTGGTGTGAGGATcccagcaaacagcagggatgTGGCTGGTGGAGTTAGTGGGTGAGAACAGATGTGATGCAGACATTGGTGAGTGAGAGGGCTGCCGTACGGGCGCTGTGTTGAGAGTTTCTGACAGCCATAGGAATACCCCGAAGAGCTGGGGGCTTGGCTGAGGGGAACACACAGCCACTTCAAGTGTTTGGGTGCGTGCACACACCAAGAAACCCTGGGTGtttctgaaaagacagaaagtaaGTAGGAGTGAGCTGTCAGTAGCTCCTTTTGCAGGGGCAGTTATGCTGtgcatgaaacaaaattaatctttttgcAAGCAGAAGCCCGCTGCTAGCCGTCGCTGCCTggagccctgcagcctgcctgtgGGTGAGGAGGGCATGCCCGTGAGATGCgagcagagaggagaggacCTTTAGGAACCGGGCCAAGCTAGATGAGCTGCCTGGGCATCTACGTGCTTTAAGCTGTGCAGCACAGGTAGAAGAAACTGCAGTGTAGTTGGGTCAAAATCACTACTGTGAAGACAGTCTTAGCTTATTCATGACTGTTGTGGAAGTTTATTGGAAGATTGAGTTGAGGTTTACCTTGTGTGCCAGGAAAGTGTTCTGGGCATAAACTTGTTTTGTATTGTGCGGCCAGTGGGTTTTCGTGCACCGTGGACTTTGCTTCCATTATAAATCTTTAACCTCTCCTAGCGTATAGCTCAGTATCTTAGGTTTGAGCTTTGCTTGTTGAATTAGTAGCCTGTTGCCAGTTCTCACTGGGGTGAGGTCTTGCCAGCAGCCTTATGAGAAGCTGACATACATCCTTTTGTTGTTATTCTTAACAGATTTGTGCGgtgtgggaaaaacaaacaaacaaacaccttccAGAGACTTTTCAGGAGGCAGCTAGTTTTTGGGGAAGGGTCTTGCTGAGAACAAGGGCTGAAATTTACATTGCTCTTTCTGCTCTGCCTCATGTGCTGACAGGCTGATCCTCAAGTGGTCTAGACCTGGTGTGTGATTTGATtggattggattttttttgaggAATGTGTGAACACCAGGTTTTTACGTCCTATTTTGCAGCCTCAGCAATAAGGTGTTCATTGCTGCtttatagtaaaaaaaataattacagcacATACAAATTTATTAATTAGTGTCAGAATGTAAGCTGAAGGGGTCTGTTAGGCAGCAGAGTTTCACTCCACTCTGGGTAAATTTTCACAGCACTAAAATTTGAACAAAAGCTTCCTTAACAATCAGGGACGTCAGCAAGTGCTAATTACAGTGACTAACTGCACCGCAATGTTCATTTCCTcaaattaattacatttcagtTGATTTCTGGGCAGAGATCTTTTGTTGTTAGTCACACGCAAATGCAagaatagacttttttttttaagctctgagCACCTAGTCTGTTCATGGCGCATTCTTTCACCGTTACTGTCTGGCCATGTCCACGGTACGTAGCTTCCAAAACAAAGTTGCCACAAGATTGCACACTGGAAATGATCCTTGTGCCAAATCCAGAAACCAGCTTCTACCTCACTAATTCAGGCAGTTTGTTAAATGTATCTAGCTTCTACTATTAAAATGAGATGCCTACTTTTAAATAATAAGCATGCTTGAGTCTTTGGTTTTACAACTAGCTTGCTGATATGTCTTATCCTTCAGGTTGTTCGGACTGGATATTCAAGGCAGGGACTGTGGAGATGAAGTGGCTCGGTGGCTCACCACTTTCCTGAATTCGGAGCCCTATCGACTGGTGCACTTTGAGCCTTCCATGGTGCCAAGAAAGTCAAAGGACGTAATAAATCTTTTCCGAAGCACAGATGAGGTAAATGAATGTTCTTGTTCTCAGAATTACCTTCTTCTTATTGTTTCCTTCCCCAGCCACCGAATCTGCACATTCAGTTGTTTGTGATGAGTCCATTTTAGCAAGGTTTATATCATGTACATAAACCAtgtgaatgttttccttttctatgaTGAAATTACTTGCTTTAATTTTACCTTAAATTTGTTCTAAGCTGTTGACCACTCACAACTAGAGTCTGACACTGACATTTAAAGAGGAACTGCAGAATTAAATACCATTCCTGTTGTGCCTCGGAGAATAgaagaaaatcatgtttttaaaggtgttttgGTGTTATAACCCGTATTGTGTAGAAAACTTTCATTCAGTATCCCTTGTGAGATCTAGGAGTTTACTGATGTGAGTTGTACTACCTCATAGTTTATTTAAAGGGACAACATTCAACCCCAGTGTCTATAGTTACAGTCCTAGTCTATAGTTACCATCCAGAAAGGGTTACAGAGGTTTCATCTCCTTCTTTCTGTGGGAAGAAGCTTGCAGATGTGATATTAGATAAAGATAATGTAGGAAGGGAAGGAAGTTGCCATGCTCTGATGTCTTTATATCATTGGAGCTATTGATGTCCTCCTTGTCTGAACACAGCTCCTGTATGAAGATGGAGTGAACTCTACCTGATGAGTGCATACTTTTTAAGGAAGTACAGTTTGTGAATGCCTTACATTATTCTCGTGACGTTTTTATCTATAGGACATCGGTGTAGTACTTGTTGttgcacaaagaaaagaaagtatataATCTATTCTGGATTCTCATGCATATGCGTTTACCATGTAACTGAGACCGGTACAGAAGACTAATGGTTTCAGCATATGGTGTGTCAGGTTACGAGGGGTGGCATTCAGGAATCCTAGCATGAAGAATAGAAGAAGCATAGAAGAATTCAGTTAGTCAATTATAGTCGACCATGTAAGTTTAGCAGATCCATAAACAACTTGGAATCCTTCAAAGCTTGCCATAGCATGCTTTACTGATATATTTAGCTCTGTTTGTAACACCTAGGATAAATGTCTGGGATGTGCATACAATATCAGCTTGTAAGAAGTTGTGGCAGCTTATATAATTTCAGCTTCATTCTATAAATAGAAGTTTAATTTTACAGTTTGAGCAAAGGAAAGTTGTGGCAGTTCTGAAATAGGAAAAGGCAGGTGTTTTACTAGATAACGTCCTTCcatcaaaattaaaatctgaataCAGCAGCCTAACACTGCCAGGCTAATACATGGTCACTGGTTCCAACGTATCAGTCCTTTTGCTGTTCAGTAGTTTTGCCAACTTCGCACCCATGCTCTTACAGCAGCCTTAcattttttggtgtttgtttatGTAGGTTGCCTATCCTGACTGTAGCCCGCTCTTGATCATCTCAGAAGCTTCACTGGAGGACTTAAATACCAGACTGGAGAAGAAAGTTAAGATACAGAACTTCAGACCGAATATTTTTGTGACAGGTTGCAGTGCTTTTGAGGAGGTAAAATAACTCTTAAATGTCTTTTTGAAGGCttggatgtgttttttttgtaactgtttCCTTGGGGGATGGTGCCAACAAGGTTGAGGAAAGCTGCGGTTTGGTGATATGCAGCTGGATTCCAGAGAGATACAGCTTCTGCTCGCTTGCATGTGAAGCATAGAGGGAGAAAACAGGTCTGTGAATACTTATTAGcttgggaaaggaagaaaaaagtgacaGGCTGCTACTTAAAGCTCACTTTCAAGTGTGAAGTAAGGAAGGCTATGCATGCTGTCATTGATCAAACTAATGATACAAATGAGCAGTTAGTAAATTGTGAGTGTGATGTTTTATAGTCTTTGGCACAAGAGTAAAACTGACCACTGTGATTCTGCAGCACCAACACTACATCTCTGACTATATTCTGGTAGTTCAAAAAGCACCATCTATGAAGGTATCTGGCGATGAAATGAACAGGTGATGATGGCATTTAAGTGTTTTGACATCCTGTTCCCTTTTTCCAAAGAACTTGCTCTGGATAGATCTGGTAATTCCCAAATCTGTGAagtttctaaaaacaaaaatgggtCTCCCAAGAAGAGTTGCAATGTTAACCTTGTGCAGAGAAGTGAAAACTTACTTCCACTAAAAAATTCCTTTCTGTGGAAGTAGTGACTAGCAGAGGTCACAGATCAGATTCTCACATGCACAGTTAGAATAAACTTGCTTTAAGTTCAGACAACTGCGTGCTGCAGAATGGGTTTTGTTACCTACATACCTTTCTTTCCAGATATTATTACTGGTGGGTCATGGATTGGATGAATGTAGGGACAACAgggttttcattaaaattgtaCCGTAATATAACTGCACTTATTTGAAGATGCAAGTGAAGGTGACCATCTGGAATGGTACAGCCTCTTTAAGAATGACTGTGCCACTCCTAGAAGAATGGTTGTACATGCACATGTCTAAAATGTGcttaatattttccttccctcagGACACCTGGGAGGAAATTCTTATTGGCAGCGTGGAAATGAAAGGGACAGTGTGCTGTGCAAGGTAAATATTTGAGACGGTTATTTTATATAGATGGACAGAGATTTATAATCAGAAGCTGTTACTGATTTGGTGCTGTCTGTAATTGCAGGTGTATTTTAACAACTGTTAACCCAGACACTGGGGTCCTGGACAGGAAGGAGCCCCTGGAAACATTGAAAAGGTTGTAAAAATACCAGTGTGTCTCAGGCTGTGGGATTGGATTTAGGTTAGATCCAACAGATGCTGGGCTGATGttttaaaagtgctttgaaGTATGTGCAGGATGTAATAACGCAGTGTAAAGTTGTGTGTATTGGCTTCTGTTCTACTTTATGCAATTCTATACAGTAAGAAAATTCAGGAAATTCTCTCTTCTTACTTGCAAACTTTACATTCTCTGCCTCTTCCGTCAGTGCTAGTGTGAATGCCTGGCGTATCAGAAATTTGAGGTATTTAAAAGTCTAACTCAGcaacttcagcatttctttttaaaatatcttctgtatGTGTATTATGTACGTGGACCTGTGAATACAGTCAGGTTCTTTCTCTCTATTTGAACTGCTTAGTTCTCAGTAAttatagtatttatttattttgtagtatAATATGGTGACTGTTCATATGTCCTCTCTCTCACCACTGATATCTTGATATTTAGGATTTGCTACCACTGATtctaaaaaaaagtgttctctCTCTGCAGTTACCGCTTATGTGATCCGTCTGAGCGACACATTTACAAATCCAGCCCTCTCTTTGGAAGATACTTTGCCGTTGACAAAACTGGAACAATTCAAGTTGGAGACCCTGTGTACAAGATGGTCCAGTAGTGAGGGATGTTTTTATCAGAAGATGACTCTTCACttcaacatgtttttctttttctctgtgaacGTGGTCACTGTCATAA
This genomic stretch from Anser cygnoides isolate HZ-2024a breed goose chromosome 3, Taihu_goose_T2T_genome, whole genome shotgun sequence harbors:
- the MTARC2 gene encoding mitochondrial amidoxime reducing component 2, whose product is MSGPWGAAGPALRAPRAGWVWAAAAALALGALLGAWRWAAGRRRRRPARLQRVGTVSSLFVYPVKSCRGVAVPRAQVTPMGLQSGELRDRFWLVTKADGHMVTARQEPRLVLVSVGCEDGCLALSAPGMEELRVPVRLPRKNPVRNCRLFGLDIQGRDCGDEVARWLTTFLNSEPYRLVHFEPSMVPRKSKDVINLFRSTDEVAYPDCSPLLIISEASLEDLNTRLEKKVKIQNFRPNIFVTGCSAFEEDTWEEILIGSVEMKGTVCCARCILTTVNPDTGVLDRKEPLETLKSYRLCDPSERHIYKSSPLFGRYFAVDKTGTIQVGDPVYKMVQ